Proteins from a genomic interval of Cyanobium sp. AMD-g:
- a CDS encoding DUF561 domain-containing protein, which translates to MSRLSSLPTALQQSIRQGRTLKVIAGLDNFDAARVRQVVRAAAAGGADLVDLACEPALVRLAQELAPQLPICVSAVDPALFPPAVDAGAAMVEIGNYDSFYPKGRVFGAEEVLALTRRTRELLPQTVLSVTVPHTLPLDGQERLAVELVAAGADLIQTEGGTSARPLSAGALGLIEKAAPTLAAAHAISRAVAVPVLCASGLSAVTVPMALAAGAAGVGVGSAVNRLNDDLAMVAVVRALREAMPLAAVVHTERPQ; encoded by the coding sequence ATGTCCCGCCTCTCCAGCCTGCCCACCGCCCTGCAGCAGTCGATCCGCCAGGGGCGCACGCTGAAGGTCATCGCCGGACTGGACAACTTCGACGCGGCCCGCGTGCGGCAGGTGGTCAGGGCCGCGGCCGCCGGTGGCGCCGATCTGGTGGATCTGGCCTGTGAGCCTGCCCTGGTGCGCCTGGCCCAGGAGCTGGCACCGCAGCTGCCGATCTGCGTCTCGGCGGTGGATCCGGCCCTGTTCCCCCCTGCCGTCGACGCAGGCGCGGCCATGGTGGAGATCGGCAACTACGACAGCTTCTATCCCAAGGGGCGCGTTTTCGGTGCCGAAGAGGTGCTGGCGCTCACCCGCCGCACCCGTGAGCTGCTGCCCCAGACCGTGCTGTCCGTCACTGTCCCCCACACCCTGCCCCTCGACGGCCAGGAACGGCTGGCGGTGGAGCTGGTGGCTGCTGGCGCCGATTTGATCCAGACCGAGGGCGGAACCAGTGCCCGTCCCCTCAGTGCCGGCGCCCTGGGCCTGATCGAAAAAGCCGCCCCGACCCTGGCGGCTGCCCATGCCATCAGCCGGGCGGTGGCCGTACCGGTGCTGTGCGCCTCCGGTCTGTCGGCCGTCACGGTGCCGATGGCCCTGGCCGCCGGCGCAGCGGGTGTTGGGGTCGGCTCTGCCGTTAACCGCCTCAACGACGACCTCGCCATGGTGGCGGTGGTGCGCGCCCTGCGGGAAGCGATGCCGTTGGCAGCGGTGGTTCACACCGAACGGCCTCAGTAA
- a CDS encoding MBL fold metallo-hydrolase: MLVRFWGTRGSIAKPGPDTFRFGGNTSCVEVRSGAGTLLVIDCGTGAHGLGQALMQESPDGMEGSLLISHTHWDHIQGFPFFAPFFAPGHAWDVYGPSGLSGSLRSVLSGQMQHAYFPVTLDQFAATIHYHDLGVGTFRIGDVTVTTHHLNHPALTLAYRLQADGATVVYCCDHEPHAAELASGLGPVSGPDLHYAEFIEGADLVIHDAQYTALEFPAKLGWGHSSVEYAVRLCEEAGVARLVLTHHDPLRNDAAIDLILARVRADLADRGSPLEVMAASEGLVLRTSPTRGAVAEAGAAAGGQAEMPGAPAAMVWVADRDLEAGLSTALRLEGLPCRVARDEADLLQALERQGASVLLLEQAPGPEGPGLTHHLRRFLGMSAAATPVLMLAAEESLARRDEPLVSEWLVQPISESFLRARLRAWSLGSPCRWQRARPPGDEPRRLRRLGELGLLDTEREERFDRLTRIAAAAFDVPIALISLIDAERQWFKSCHGLATCQTSRDLAFCAHAVAQKSDLLVADTWLDDRFADNPLVLGEPRIRFYAGSPLTLDDGTCLGTLCLIDTRPRQLSSTELALLHDLRDLVLLEISPTPCPATVPGS; encoded by the coding sequence ATGCTGGTTCGGTTCTGGGGAACGCGCGGTTCGATCGCCAAACCCGGCCCCGACACCTTCCGCTTCGGCGGCAACACCTCCTGTGTCGAGGTCCGCTCCGGCGCCGGCACCCTGCTGGTGATCGACTGCGGCACCGGCGCCCACGGCCTGGGACAGGCCCTGATGCAGGAGAGCCCCGACGGCATGGAGGGCTCGCTGCTGATCAGCCACACCCACTGGGATCACATCCAGGGCTTTCCTTTCTTCGCCCCCTTCTTCGCCCCCGGCCACGCCTGGGACGTCTACGGACCCAGCGGCCTCTCGGGCAGCCTGCGCAGCGTGCTCTCCGGCCAGATGCAGCACGCCTACTTCCCGGTCACCCTCGACCAGTTCGCCGCCACGATCCATTACCACGATCTGGGCGTCGGCACCTTCCGCATCGGCGATGTGACGGTGACGACCCACCACCTCAACCATCCCGCCCTGACCCTGGCCTACCGGCTCCAGGCCGATGGGGCCACGGTCGTCTACTGCTGCGACCACGAACCCCACGCCGCCGAGCTGGCCAGCGGCCTCGGCCCGGTGTCCGGCCCCGACCTGCACTACGCGGAGTTCATCGAGGGGGCCGACCTGGTGATCCACGATGCCCAGTACACGGCCCTGGAGTTCCCCGCCAAGCTCGGCTGGGGCCACAGCTCGGTGGAGTACGCCGTGCGCCTCTGCGAGGAGGCCGGGGTGGCCCGGCTGGTGCTCACCCACCACGATCCCCTGCGCAACGATGCGGCCATCGACCTGATCCTGGCCCGGGTTCGCGCCGATCTGGCCGACCGGGGCTCCCCCCTGGAGGTGATGGCGGCTTCGGAGGGGCTGGTGCTGCGCACCTCACCCACCCGGGGCGCCGTCGCGGAGGCCGGTGCAGCGGCTGGTGGCCAGGCGGAGATGCCCGGCGCCCCTGCGGCCATGGTCTGGGTGGCGGACAGGGACCTGGAGGCGGGCCTCAGCACGGCCCTGCGCCTGGAGGGCTTGCCCTGCCGGGTGGCCCGCGATGAAGCGGACCTGCTGCAGGCCCTCGAGCGGCAGGGGGCCTCGGTGCTGCTGCTGGAGCAAGCGCCTGGCCCGGAAGGCCCTGGACTGACCCACCACCTGCGGCGGTTCCTGGGCATGTCGGCGGCCGCTACCCCTGTTCTGATGCTGGCCGCCGAGGAGAGCCTGGCCCGGCGGGACGAGCCCCTGGTCAGCGAGTGGCTGGTGCAGCCCATCTCCGAAAGCTTCCTGCGGGCCAGGCTGCGGGCCTGGAGCCTGGGCAGCCCCTGCCGCTGGCAGCGGGCCCGGCCACCGGGGGACGAGCCGCGGCGCCTGCGGCGCCTGGGCGAGCTCGGCCTGCTGGACACGGAGCGGGAGGAACGCTTCGACCGCCTGACCCGGATCGCCGCCGCCGCCTTCGACGTGCCGATCGCCCTGATCAGCCTGATCGACGCGGAGCGGCAATGGTTCAAGTCGTGCCACGGCCTGGCCACCTGCCAGACCTCTCGCGATCTGGCCTTCTGTGCCCATGCCGTTGCGCAGAAGTCGGATCTGCTGGTGGCGGACACCTGGCTCGACGACCGCTTCGCCGACAACCCGCTGGTGCTGGGGGAGCCGCGCATCCGCTTCTATGCCGGCTCGCCCCTGACCCTCGACGACGGCACCTGCCTGGGCACCCTGTGTCTGATCGACACCCGGCCGCGCCAGCTGAGCAGCACCGAGCTGGCCCTGCTCCACGACCTGCGCGACCTGGTGCTGCTGGAGATCTCCCCCACGCCATGTCCGGCCACCGTTCCGGGATCCTGA
- the mscL gene encoding large conductance mechanosensitive channel protein MscL, whose translation MARRAASSFLSDFKDFINKGNVVDLAVAVVIGGAFGKVVDAIVSLVMTNALEPALKAAKVDSISAWPAGTVIVALINFLVIAFVVFLIVRAIEAMKRQEEIKAADAGPDPQAELAAAANRLAEALDRRAL comes from the coding sequence ATGGCCAGACGCGCCGCCAGCTCCTTCCTGAGCGACTTCAAGGACTTCATCAACAAGGGCAATGTGGTCGATCTGGCCGTGGCCGTGGTGATCGGCGGTGCCTTCGGCAAGGTGGTCGATGCGATCGTCAGCCTGGTGATGACCAACGCGCTGGAGCCGGCCCTGAAGGCCGCGAAGGTGGATTCGATCAGTGCCTGGCCCGCCGGCACGGTGATCGTGGCCCTGATCAACTTCCTGGTGATCGCCTTCGTGGTGTTCCTGATCGTGCGGGCCATCGAGGCGATGAAACGCCAGGAGGAGATCAAGGCCGCCGATGCCGGTCCCGATCCCCAGGCCGAACTGGCCGCCGCCGCCAACCGCCTGGCCGAAGCCCTGGATCGGCGCGCCCTTTAA
- the uvrB gene encoding excinuclease ABC subunit UvrB, whose protein sequence is MPFQLHAPYVPKGDQPTAIEAMVKGVDAGERFQTLLGATGTGKTFSIANVIARTGRPTLVLAHNKTLAAQLCNELREFFPNNAVEYFISYYDYYQPEAYVPVSDTYIAKTASINEEIDMLRHSATRSLFERRDVIVVASISCIYGLGIPSEYLKAAVKFEVGDKLDLRGSLRDLVNNQYSRNDIEISRGRFRVRGDVLEIGPAYEDRLVRIELFGDEVEAIRYVDPTTGEILQSLETINIYPAKHFVTPKERLKGAIQAIRTELRERLDVLNGQGRLLEAQRLEQRTTYDLEMLEQVGYCNGVENYARHLAGREAGTPPECLIDYFPDDWLLVVDESHVTCSQLQAMYNGDQSRKQVLIEHGFRLPSAADNRPLKGDEFWEKARQTIFVSATPGAWELAQSKEQVVEQVIRPTGVLDPIVEVRPSEGQIDDLLGEIRVRADRQERVLVTTLTKRMAEDLTDYLAENGVRVRYLHSEIHSIERIEIIQDLRNGAYDVLVGVNLLREGLDLPEVSLVAILDADKEGFLRAERSLIQTIGRAARHIDGVALLYADNLTDSMAKAISETERRRVIQHAYNERHGITPTPAGKRAGNAILSFLELSRRLSDDQLEVAADQAEHNEVSLDALPELIRQLEEKMKVAAKGLEFEEAANLRDRIKNLRQKLVGRPAA, encoded by the coding sequence ATGCCTTTCCAGCTGCACGCCCCCTACGTCCCCAAGGGAGACCAACCCACCGCCATCGAAGCGATGGTGAAGGGCGTTGACGCCGGCGAACGCTTCCAGACCCTGCTGGGGGCCACCGGCACCGGCAAGACATTCTCGATCGCCAATGTGATTGCCCGCACCGGGCGTCCCACCCTGGTGCTGGCCCACAACAAGACGCTGGCGGCGCAGCTCTGCAACGAGCTGCGGGAATTCTTCCCCAACAACGCCGTCGAATACTTCATCTCCTATTACGACTACTACCAGCCCGAGGCCTACGTTCCCGTCTCGGATACCTATATCGCCAAGACCGCCTCGATCAACGAGGAGATCGACATGCTGCGGCACTCGGCCACCCGTTCGCTGTTTGAGCGGCGCGATGTGATCGTGGTGGCCTCGATCAGCTGCATCTACGGCCTCGGCATCCCTTCGGAATACCTCAAGGCCGCCGTCAAGTTCGAGGTGGGCGACAAGCTCGATCTGCGCGGTTCGCTCCGGGATCTGGTCAACAACCAGTACTCCCGCAACGACATCGAGATCAGCCGCGGCCGCTTCCGGGTGCGGGGCGATGTGCTGGAGATCGGACCGGCCTACGAAGACCGGCTGGTGCGGATCGAGCTGTTCGGCGATGAGGTGGAGGCGATCCGCTACGTGGATCCCACCACCGGCGAAATCCTCCAGAGCCTGGAGACGATCAACATCTACCCGGCCAAGCACTTCGTGACGCCCAAGGAGCGGCTGAAGGGGGCGATCCAGGCGATCCGCACCGAGCTGCGCGAACGGCTTGATGTGCTCAACGGCCAGGGCAGGCTGCTGGAGGCCCAGCGCCTGGAGCAGCGCACCACCTACGACCTGGAGATGCTGGAGCAGGTGGGCTACTGCAACGGGGTCGAGAACTACGCCCGCCATCTGGCGGGCCGGGAGGCCGGTACGCCGCCCGAGTGCCTGATTGATTACTTCCCCGACGACTGGCTGCTGGTGGTGGATGAAAGCCACGTGACCTGCTCCCAGCTCCAGGCCATGTACAACGGCGACCAGAGCCGCAAGCAGGTGCTGATCGAGCACGGCTTCCGCCTGCCCAGCGCCGCCGACAACAGGCCCCTCAAGGGGGATGAGTTCTGGGAGAAGGCGCGGCAGACCATCTTCGTCTCGGCGACCCCCGGCGCCTGGGAGCTGGCCCAGAGCAAGGAGCAGGTGGTGGAGCAGGTGATCCGCCCCACCGGCGTTCTCGACCCGATCGTGGAAGTGCGCCCCTCCGAGGGTCAGATCGATGATCTGCTCGGTGAGATCCGCGTGCGTGCCGATCGTCAGGAGCGGGTGCTGGTCACCACCCTCACCAAGCGCATGGCGGAGGACCTCACCGATTACCTGGCCGAGAACGGCGTGCGGGTGCGCTACCTGCACTCGGAGATCCATTCGATCGAACGGATCGAGATCATTCAGGATCTGCGCAACGGCGCCTACGACGTGCTGGTGGGGGTCAACCTGCTGCGGGAGGGACTCGACCTGCCCGAGGTGTCCCTGGTGGCCATCCTCGACGCCGACAAGGAGGGCTTCCTGCGGGCGGAACGCTCCCTGATCCAGACGATCGGCCGGGCGGCGCGCCACATCGACGGGGTGGCCCTCCTCTATGCCGACAACCTCACCGATTCGATGGCCAAGGCGATCTCCGAGACGGAGCGGCGCCGGGTGATCCAGCACGCCTACAACGAGCGCCATGGCATCACGCCCACCCCCGCCGGCAAGCGGGCGGGCAACGCCATCCTCAGCTTCCTCGAGCTCTCACGCCGCCTCAGTGACGACCAGCTGGAGGTGGCTGCCGACCAGGCCGAGCACAACGAGGTGTCCCTCGATGCATTGCCCGAACTGATCAGGCAGCTGGAGGAGAAGATGAAAGTGGCGGCGAAGGGCCTGGAATTCGAGGAGGCCGCCAACCTGCGTGATCGCATCAAGAACCTGCGCCAGAAGCTGGTGGGCCGGCCGGCGGCTTAA
- a CDS encoding PQQ-dependent sugar dehydrogenase, giving the protein MSGHRSGILNGLAAALLVPALLGGCQPAAVSAAVRSVPVVGGLEHPWAVAWLPGGDLLITERPGRLRLVRGGVLQAEPIRGVPEVLAAGQGGLLDVAVHPDFATNRWIYLTYAAGSATSNHTRLARARFDGRALSDLQVLYAVPQRKSGAQHFGSRLLWLPDGTLLLAIGDGGNPPIELEGQPIRTQAQNPGSALGKVLRLNADGTAAMATPFSGKPGALPGLWSLGHRNIQGLALDRRTGRVWASEHGARDGDELNRIEAGVNYGWPRVTHSREYFGPPIAPATSAPGLRDPLLVWTPAIAPSGLALYDGDRYPGWRGDLFAGGLVSRQVHRLRLDPEGSVTSQQAIPIGARVRDVRQGPDGFLYVLTDGAGDGQLLRLEPL; this is encoded by the coding sequence ATGTCCGGCCACCGTTCCGGGATCCTGAACGGGCTGGCGGCGGCCCTGCTGGTGCCCGCCCTCCTGGGGGGCTGCCAGCCTGCAGCCGTCTCCGCCGCGGTGCGCAGCGTGCCGGTGGTGGGGGGCCTCGAGCACCCCTGGGCCGTGGCCTGGCTGCCGGGCGGCGACCTGCTGATCACGGAGCGGCCGGGGCGGTTGCGCCTGGTGCGGGGCGGCGTGCTGCAGGCCGAGCCGATCCGCGGCGTGCCGGAGGTGCTGGCCGCCGGCCAGGGGGGGCTGCTGGACGTGGCCGTCCATCCCGACTTCGCCACCAACCGCTGGATCTATCTCACCTATGCGGCCGGCAGCGCCACGTCCAACCACACCCGTCTGGCCCGGGCCCGCTTCGACGGCCGTGCCCTCAGCGATCTGCAGGTGCTGTACGCGGTGCCGCAACGCAAGAGCGGCGCCCAGCACTTCGGCTCCCGCCTCCTCTGGCTTCCGGATGGCACCCTGCTGCTGGCCATCGGGGACGGGGGCAATCCTCCGATCGAACTGGAGGGACAGCCGATCCGCACCCAGGCCCAGAACCCTGGCAGCGCCCTGGGCAAGGTGCTGCGTCTGAACGCGGACGGCACCGCCGCCATGGCCACCCCCTTCAGCGGCAAGCCCGGCGCCCTGCCGGGGCTCTGGAGCCTCGGGCACCGCAACATCCAGGGGCTGGCCCTCGATCGCCGCACGGGGCGGGTCTGGGCCAGCGAACACGGCGCCCGCGATGGCGACGAACTCAACCGGATCGAGGCCGGGGTGAACTACGGCTGGCCGCGGGTGACCCACAGCCGCGAGTACTTCGGCCCGCCCATCGCACCGGCCACCAGCGCCCCTGGCCTGCGGGATCCGCTCCTCGTCTGGACGCCCGCCATCGCCCCCTCCGGCCTGGCGCTCTACGACGGCGACCGCTATCCGGGCTGGCGCGGCGATCTCTTCGCCGGCGGGCTGGTGTCCCGGCAGGTGCATCGACTGCGCCTGGATCCGGAGGGATCGGTGACATCCCAGCAGGCGATTCCGATCGGCGCCCGGGTGCGGGACGTGCGCCAGGGACCGGACGGATTCCTTTATGTGCTCACCGACGGGGCCGGCGATGGCCAGCTGCTGCGCCTGGAGCCTCTCTGA
- a CDS encoding phage holin family protein, with amino-acid sequence MGSLAWLLQWPIRALILLLVARLPLGVEMASFPIALLSAVVIGLLGTLLIWPLKLILGPIWAVTSLGGIISPVSFLFNWLITIILFGLAAWLIKGFRLQNGLVSAILGALAYSVLSSLVLGWLGLDVPLTRAMAAASGVG; translated from the coding sequence ATGGGCTCGCTTGCCTGGCTCCTGCAATGGCCGATCCGGGCCCTCATTCTGCTTTTGGTGGCGCGGTTGCCCCTCGGGGTGGAGATGGCGAGCTTCCCGATCGCCCTCCTGTCGGCCGTCGTCATCGGTCTGCTGGGCACGCTGCTGATCTGGCCGTTGAAGCTGATTCTCGGGCCGATCTGGGCTGTCACCTCCCTGGGGGGCATCATCAGCCCGGTGTCGTTCCTGTTCAACTGGCTGATCACGATCATTCTGTTCGGCCTGGCCGCCTGGTTGATCAAGGGTTTCCGCTTGCAGAACGGCCTGGTCAGCGCCATCCTCGGGGCCCTGGCCTACAGCGTGCTGAGCAGCCTTGTGCTGGGTTGGTTGGGTCTGGATGTGCCGCTTACCAGGGCGATGGCGGCGGCCTCCGGGGTGGGCTGA